The Anas acuta chromosome 2, bAnaAcu1.1, whole genome shotgun sequence genomic interval TTTGTTCTGCTCTATGTatgaaaataacctttttccttcagcataTTGACCACCAGGTAGAGCTGGAACCCAAGCCTGCATACATGCTTGACCAAACCAAGATTCTTgttcagcagaggaaaggatGAAAGTTCAAAAGGGAAGTCTGCCTGTGCTGTTACAGCTCTTTACTTGAAACAAGCATTGAACCAGCTTTAAGAGTTATACTGGCATGGACCtttgtttaaataaactttCAATTTTGGTATCAATTTTTTTTGAGTAATTACACTTAATTTGAATCAGTTTTAACTGAGGCATGTTCAtctgtacaaaaatacaaagcttGCTTAATGCTTTACATTAATTCCAAAGCTGTGCTTATTAATTACTCCAGGATATTCATTACCAATTTAACTTTGTGATCTCCAActgcaaattaaatatttatcccCAGACAGACTCATAAGTTTGAACAATATTCTTTATTAAAGCGGAGAGAACCTCGGGTGAATGCAACACAGATGAGTTTGTCGTATCACTTTAATTGGAAGAACCAAACTGAAGTCATTCAtgctgaaaaagcttttttctttttgcgaGGTGGTTTCTTGATCTTATTTGGATTTGGAACAACTTTCTTGATTTTCAAAGGCTGTAAAATCACATCCGAAAGATCGCACTGATTGCTGTCTGTACGCTTCCGCTTCTGGCTTGTGTGCTCATCCTCTACTGTCTCCTCAAGCTGCTCAGGTTCATGAATTTCTGAAGAATCTGCATTTGCTGCGGATCCTTCAGCTCTATACTGAAACCATGGCACTTCCAAAGCTGGTATCTTTGGAATTATTGCTTCTATTACATCAGTAAATTTATCAGACTGCCTTTTAAAGCCCAGTGCTAAAACGGATGTTAAGCCAAGAAGTGGTGCTATCGTTTCACTGAGTCGGGGAACCTGGCCTGCTGGGGTGTCTCGACTTGCGCTCAGCTGGATAAGGTGCGATGTGATCATGGCAGGCTTTGCAGATTTGCACACCAGCAGAAGAAgcagctcatttttttccaatcctTTTGTAACTTCATTAACTCCAATCGCAAGTTGTCTTCTGATACTTATGTCAGTCCACCCTGGTGCTTGTTGATTGCCTTCTGTTTCCTCTGCTGTAGGGAGCTCATTGTTGCTAGCATCACACTttctttccatctgtttttttgtACTGGAAcgctttttcttccttggagCCTCTACCTTTTTAAGTCCGATTTGTTTAATGCTTTCTTCTAAAGTCTGTAATATAAAATGCATGT includes:
- the RPP38 gene encoding ribonuclease P protein subunit p38, yielding MSVIQQGTASLRKAKKTTVKNCLDNPFDIQWKTIDGDNMHFILQTLEESIKQIGLKKVEAPRKKKRSSTKKQMERKCDASNNELPTAEETEGNQQAPGWTDISIRRQLAIGVNEVTKGLEKNELLLLLVCKSAKPAMITSHLIQLSASRDTPAGQVPRLSETIAPLLGLTSVLALGFKRQSDKFTDVIEAIIPKIPALEVPWFQYRAEGSAANADSSEIHEPEQLEETVEDEHTSQKRKRTDSNQCDLSDVILQPLKIKKVVPNPNKIKKPPRKKKKAFSA